Within the Bacteroidales bacterium genome, the region ACTTAAGTACATCGATAATAGCCATGTAGGTATTATCAACAATACTTTTCAGTTTTTCTTTTTTTACCCACCGTATTTCTGAAATATCCTCATCGGTTTCAGGTATCGGTTCCTCATGACCGTCATATAGCATGTCAAACCATGCCGTACGTTTAAGTATCGGTTTTTTATCGATATAATAGCAGTGGTAGGTGGAGAGCAGCGGAGTGATATTTTCAAAACTGCTCAGGCCGGTTTCTTCAGTGACTTCACGGATTGCAGCCTTTTCAATAGTTTCGTTCTTATTTACTTTTCCCTTGGGAAGATCCCATTTGCCGCGACGTTTCATCACAAGGTATTCTCCTTCGGTGTTATGGATAAGCCCTCCGGCTGCATGTACCATTTCAAAGCACGATTTAAAGCGCTCCCTGAGCTGATCGATATCATGATGAAAAACAAAAAGAGTGTCAACCTGCTTTAAATTCCAGTAGAAATCAAGCAGCTCACCCAACTCAGCAACATTTCTGTATTTATAGAATAAACCATACTTTGTCTGAAAGTTCCGGATGAAATCATCCGTCAGCAGCACAACCCGTTCGTTGAAAAAAACTTTGTACATTTACAATATGAAAAATGTCCACAAATCCGTTGCAGGCCTCTTACTTCAGTGTAATGCCATAAAACTGAGTCCCGATAAGCCTTTTCAATGGGCATCAGGCTGGAAATCGCCCATCTACTGTGATAACCGGAAAACTCTTGGTTTCCCCGAAATAAGAAACAAAATCAAAGATAGTTTTGTAAAGGTTATACGGGAAAATTATTTATCAACAGAAGCAATTGCCGGTGTTGCTACTGGCGCCATTGCACAGGGGGCACTCGTGGCAGACGCACTGGGCTTACCGTTCATGTATGTGAGATCGGAAGCAAAGGGACACGGTCTTGAAAATCTTATAGAAGGCCATTACACAAAAGGCCAAAAAGTGTTAGTAATTGAAGATCTAATATCTACCGGGGGCAGCAGCCTCAAGGCAGTGAAATCATTGCGCGATGCAGGCTGCGAGGTGACAGGCATGGCTGCCATATTTACTTATGGCTTTCCAAAGGCTGAAGAGGCTTTCAGGGAGGCAAACTGCCCTCTGATCACCCTTAGCAATTACGAAGCACTTATTGAACTGGCCGTTGAAACAGGATATGTTTCGGAAGAACAGGTTGAAACGTTGAAAGAATGGAGAAAATCTCCTGAAAACTGGAAAAAATAAAATATTATGCTGAAACTTACGAGTAAGACAGGAAAAGCCAATGCGAAACAGGAAGTTGTTTTCAATTACATAAGCGATTTCAGAAATTTTGCCAATCTTCTTCCGGCCGACAGGCTTGAAAACACTGAAATAACAAAAGATTCAATCCGATTCACCTTGCCGGGAATGGGTGATATCGGGCTTAAAATTGCTGAAGAGCATCCTTTCGATCAATTGGTTATTAATGCCATTGAGGGAACGGCCGCTGATTTTACTTTCTGGATCAATATTCTTCCTATGGTTGAAAATGCATCGCAGGTAAATGTAATTCTGAACGCCAATTTAAACATGTTCATGGAGATGATGGCAAAAGGGCCGCTTCAGCAGTTTCTTGACCTGATGATTGACAAGGTGGAGCATATTAAATTCGAAGCTGTCTGAATTTATAATTCAAAAGAAATTTCTTTAAATCCGTAATTTTTAACATTGCCGTTACGCAGAAGCACCATCAGCTCGCCTGAATCGGCCACATCGATGATTCTGCCTTCAAATTGACCTGTGTCGTCAGTACAGTAGGTCCATTTATTGAGCCCTGACAATTTGTTCAGGTAAGCTGTCCTTATGATTTCAAGCTTGTTATCATACAACAGATCGAGTCCGGTGGCCAGACTTTGGAACAGTTTTTCACGGATTTCTGTCAAATCATAAACAATTCCTGTAATCTGCCTCAGTGAAACAGGATTTGGTATATGAGCCGGGAAAAGGGTCTGGT harbors:
- a CDS encoding NUDIX domain-containing protein yields the protein MYKVFFNERVVLLTDDFIRNFQTKYGLFYKYRNVAELGELLDFYWNLKQVDTLFVFHHDIDQLRERFKSCFEMVHAAGGLIHNTEGEYLVMKRRGKWDLPKGKVNKNETIEKAAIREVTEETGLSSFENITPLLSTYHCYYIDKKPILKRTAWFDMLYDGHEEPIPETDEDISEIRWVKKEKLKSIVDNTYMAIIDVLKYANLL
- the pyrE gene encoding orotate phosphoribosyltransferase codes for the protein MKNVHKSVAGLLLQCNAIKLSPDKPFQWASGWKSPIYCDNRKTLGFPEIRNKIKDSFVKVIRENYLSTEAIAGVATGAIAQGALVADALGLPFMYVRSEAKGHGLENLIEGHYTKGQKVLVIEDLISTGGSSLKAVKSLRDAGCEVTGMAAIFTYGFPKAEEAFREANCPLITLSNYEALIELAVETGYVSEEQVETLKEWRKSPENWKK